The nucleotide window taCTTTTCAATCCTTGAAAAtgatgaaagtttaaaaatttattggCCAAAAAATTCAAACCCTAACGTCATCAGTAGATCAAGTTATTTCGGTATACCCACCTTTATCACCAAACGTTGAGTTGATCAGTTCTCCTTAACTTTTCTTCAGAGAATCGAATGATCTTTCCATTTCCCCAAAATCACTTACATCACCATACCAAGTTACATattctatgcttttatttttttaatgagatgtTAAGTTAAAATCATCATGTTTTAATACTTGTACTTGCAAGGATATAAAATTTCTGCTgttgatatgttttatttttcattgtttctaggATCTGAAGAAGATGATGAAGTTGTGGCAATGATTAAGGAATTGTTAGATACCAGAATACGGTATGTGCTCATCTTTCTACCTGAGAGTAAATATATTACAGAGCcaatttttgttatagcagtatACTTTTGGTTGTTTATGAAATTATAGTAGAGTTCCAAAATAAGTATACCTTAATGTAAAACATGATAGGTAACCATAACAATTTAATTTAAAGCCTGTACATTTTCTATATtcactcaaaattttaaaacactcaaTCTATCTAAACATAGCCAATGAAGGAATTTGTCTTTCACAGTCACCATTTAGGTTTGATATTGTTATAATAGGAAAttcctttgaaagaaaaagtGACTTGGTGCTTGGGAGGATTGTGAGGAGAGAAGGATCCCCTGTTTCCAGGCTGTTGCccataaagaataaatttaaatgagTAGAGAACCACAGGCTTCCACTTTTTCTTGTAGCAGACCAATGATCCTGCTGAGAGCTCCCAGAAAGGGTAGATAAtatgcaataaagaaaaattatggggctggccctgtggccgagtggttaagtttgcacactacacttcagtggcccagggttttgctggtttggatcctgggcatgaacatggaACTGCTggtcgggccatgctgaggcggtgtcccacacgccacaactagaaggacccacaacaataatatacaactatgtactggggggacttggggagataaaagcagaaaaaaaaaagattggcaacagttgttagctcaggagtgaatctttaaaaaaaaaataattggtttGAAGGCAATTAGATAGCTGCCTAAGCAAACAAGATCCTGTAGGAGAGGGAAGCACATGGAGGCTTCCCTTGGGGCATTTGCTGATTCTTCATGTGAGGCTAGAGTAAGAGAAGTTGTGTAGAGCATAGCTGCTAAGAATCAGAAACCATTTAGCTTTTAGAAAATTTGTTGAGATGGGAAGACAAAAATTGAAATTCTAGATTATTAATGAAGCTTTGACTTAAAGGGTCAAAatcccagagagaagaaaagttaagaaaaagtaAGCCTAAAATTACAGAGGTTCTCCCCACGAGGTATCTACTTATTCTTAGCTGTGTAGGGGAGCTGACTAAGAAGTCAAACAAAAAGCAGTTGGAAAGCTGAATAGAGTTTGGTAGATTTATGGTGCTAGGGGTGACAAAAATTGGAATTTAGGATCTGTCAAGGAAGGTGAGGCCTCAAGAAACAGCCTCTCAACTGGGCTCCCTAGAGGACTGTACCCTTGAAATGGGAGCAAGCCAGTGGTAGACCAAGCCTTATAAAACTGTAGTCCAGTATTGAGTGAGCTTGAGTCTACCGTGGATTGAACTGCTGCCAGAAGATAGGATGAATCCTTTCTGATGTAGTATAATCCCAGATCACTTCGGTTTTTCATGAACATTGTCCATCATTCAGTTACAAATCATAGGCATACCTACAAACTGgaccaagagaaaataaaacagatccaTGGGTAACCTTGATATTAGAGTTATCAGACATGgcctttaaaataactgtgattaacatgttcaagaaaatagaaaacaagatgAAGAATTTCATCGGAGAACTGGAATCTATAAAAATAGAAGTAGTAATCCTGGAACTAAAAAGTGTAATAACTGAATTAAAGAACTCGTTAGATTAGTGGAACATCACAGATGCTGCTGCAGAGAAGATTAGTGTACTGGATAGAGGTCAGTAGAAAATATCCAGAttgaagaacagaaaagagaatggaaaatacaggaaaaagcGTGAGAGACATATAATACATGACAAAAAAGGTCTTAGAATGTCTTGTAGAGCTTTTAATATAGCTAGAATAAAAATACATGACAAAAATGTAACAGGTGGTGAGTTTAAGAGGAGGCGTTCTACAGTCTTAGCATTATCTGGGAATTGATAAAAGTActaatttaggggccggcccggtggcacagcagttaagtttgcacgttctgcttcggaggcctggggtttgctggttcggatcccaggtgcagacatggcaccgcttggcaaaagtcatgctgtggtaggtgtcccaaatataaagtcgaggaagatgggcatggatgttagctcagggccagtcttcctcagcaaaaagaggaggattggcagcagttagctcagagctaatcttcctcaaaaaaaaaaagtgctaattTATATTAGAGACTAAGAAACCAAGTAGGCATCTTGTGGGGTAAACACCAAATGAATGGTAAAAGACCATATAGCCAACAAGCCAACagaggaaaaaatggaataataaaaaaatacttgatccaaaataatgaaaaatagtaAGATGGTAATATAAGCCCAAAGATGTTAGTAGTTGTATTTTAATGTACATAGGTtgattaacaaaaaataaaattgtcagatTGGTTATTAAAAAACAACCATTTATATGCTGCTTATATGAGATATACACCTTAAATATAAGGACACAAAACAGAGTGAAAGTAAGAAGATGGAGAAATGTATAGCATGAAAAGAATGAGTAAGAGAAAGCTGATCTAGTTATACAGATAtcagacaaaattattttatagctAAAGACATTACTACTGATAAAGAGAAatctttcataataataaaagtgtAATTTTTATCAGGAATATATACTAACTTTAAACTTGTATGTATCTAATAGcagcttcaaaataaatgaagagtaTTTGTTAGGACTGAAAGTAGAAATAAGTAATCCACAGTCATAGAGGGAGACTAACACGCCTCTCTCAATAACAATAGAGAAAGCATATAAAATGGTGAGTTAAGATAGGAGTTTTATACACGTGATTAACAAACGACTAAATTGACACATACAGAACATTACACTCaacaagaacaaaatatttattcttttcaagttttcatggAACATTTGCTAAAATAGACTATTTTGAATCATAAAGCAACTCTGGACAAATTTCAAAGATTGAAATAATTGAGAATATTGTTTTCTACAGTGGGATTAAGCTGGACATCAGTCACTAACAGGTAactaaaaaatattcatatatttggaaactaaacagTGCTTTTCAAAAAGATCCatagtcaacaaagaaatcacaaaggaaatttaaaataggaGAATATCTGCATGACCTTTGGGTAGGCAAATTTTTTTctgacaggaaacaagaaaaatcaaggaaaatacatataaattgtACTACAATAAAATTATGActtcctctttttcaaaaaacaCCAGGTCCAGGGAAGAAGCAAAGCACAAAGTAGaagatatttataatacatatatgaCAATATGTTTTAACACACCTACAAATTgttaagaaaaaggcaaacagtCAAATAGAGACTGGAGCAGTCTCTTCATGAAAGCACTGGAGTAGGAATTCACAAAAGACAGTAACCAAATGGCCACTAAtcatgcaaaaatgctcaactcCATTAGTCGTTATGaacattcaaattaaaactacaatgaaatatcactgcCAATCCATTAGAAGGGTTAAAATCACTAAGACTGACAATACCagctgttggtgaggatgtggagcaacaagcACTCCTttactgctggtggaaatgtaagttTATATAACTTGGGAAAATTGTTTGGCAGTGCAGTATCTACGAAATCTGGACATATGGGTATtcttgatccagcaattccactttcagGTATATTCCCAGTAGTAAGATCTGTGTATACCAAAAGACATTTGCAAGAATCTTCATAGCTATACTATTTGTAAAAGCCCAAAATTCGtactaacccaaatgtccatcaacaatagaatggataaattctggCGTATTCACTTAACGGAATACTATGCAGCAGTGAGATTGAATGAACTATGTGGCTGAATCTCATaaagagcaaaagaagccagataccaAAGAATAAATACTGTACTTTCGAGatgaaatctatatttataaattataaagttaaaaaagtaaaattataaagttaaaaaacagaTGACACTAATCAATAGTGATAGCAATTATGATAATGGTTACCTTTGGTTGGGAGGAATAATCAGAAGGAAGCACAAGGGGGACTTCTGAGATGCTAGTTTTATTTCTTGGTCTGGGACAAATGTGTGTTCAtgttgtgaaaattcattgaattgATCAAGCATGATGTATGGATTTTTCTGTATTAATGCCATTTTTCAATGAAAAgtttacctgaaaaaaaaagccagaatgtGTCCTTCTCCCTCTGTTCACCCAAAAGCAGTGAATGAGTATATCTTAGGTAATCGCTATGATTATTAGGAAATTTGAaatcttgggccagccctggtagcctAATGGttgtttggcgtgctccacttcagcagcccagatttggttcctgggcgcagccctacaccacttgtctgtcagtggccatgctgtggtggtggctcacatacaaaaagaggaagattggcagcagatgttagctcagggctaattttcctcagcaaaaaaaaaaggaaatttgaagtCTTAAATGCCAGAGAAGATTATTAATAAGCAAGATTATGATTTAATAGAGCAAATATTTGTATGAatgaattttgacattttatCTGAAAGTAAAAAAATGTTACAAATGAGACTAGCCACAGTTATTGTTCTCtgttataaagattttatttttttcctttttctccccaaagccccccagtacatagttgtatattcttcgttgtgggttcttctagttgtggcatgtgggatgctgcctcagcgtggtttgatgagcagtgccatgtccgcgcccaggattcgaaccaacaaaacactgggccgccttcagcggagcgcgcgaacttaaccacttggccacggggccagaccctatTGTTCTCTATTATAAAAGTAGCTCTGACTTTGTGAATTTTACCAATAGAAAATCTAAGCTCTGAGTTGTATTAAATTTTTTCAACAaaacttctgttcttttaaatatatcacaAATATTCCGTGATCACAGGCCAACTGTGCAGGAAGATGGAGGAGATGTAATCTATAAAGGCTTTGAAGATGGCATCGTCCAGCTGAAACTCCAAGGTTCTTGTACGAGCTGCCCCAGTTCAATCATTACTCTGAAGAATGGAATTCAGAACATGCTGCAGTTTTATATTCCAGAAGTAGAAGGCGTAGAACAGGTATGTCAATATTATATGGCAGTTCGGAtttactattaaaataaatatttgaaaagaaaagagattcatGACCCGTCATTTTCTTCAAGGGCTGGATCTTTGTGTTGCAATTGTTATGAGACTTGAAgcctccttattttattttatttttttttcttttttctttttttttttgtgaggaagattggccttgagctaacatctgttgccaatcttcctatttttgcttgaggaagattggccctgagctaacatctgtgccagtctttctctatgttgtatgtgcgatgccaccacagcatggcttcatgagccaTATGTAGCTCTgcgcctggcatctgaacccgtgagccctgggctgccaaagtggagcacgcacacttaatcactctgccaccaggccggccccagaggcTCCTCCTTATTTTAGAATTATCTTGTGTtatgaatacctactatgtgcgaGGCATTTTTACaagtattacctcatttaatcttctaaCAACACAGCATATTAAGTAGTAGCACTCCTAGTAGTGTTACTGAGTcatttccattttgtatataGGAAATTGAGATTTACAGGGCATGCTGCTGCTCTGGTTGTAGAAGAATTATGAAAATGGGATTCAAAGCGTCAtggaattttacagatgagatttGGAAGTCTGGTGGAAGAGCTCCACTACATCATATTTATCCACTTCTTGTTCTTAAACATGCAGGCAAGAAGCTCACTGAGAAATCGTACTTTGTTGTACAGTAAAACAGTACCGAGTAGAGTTATAGAGCTTTACCTCTCACCTGATGTCAAAATTTTTTCTGCCCCAAGAGACCTAAGGAATACCGCAAAGCCCATTCTCAGCAGTAATAGTTATCCTCATTGCATGATTCTCAACCAAGAGGCATGGCCTTATGGAGAGAGGTTCTCACGGAGGGAAAGAGGGTGTGCAAATTAGAAATTTGAGAAAAGTCTTCAGGTAATTCTGTGCCTTTAAGGAGAGGGAATCTCTTCTCAGCTCCTTTGAGAATTACACATCTCTGGGTAGTATTAAAATCTGTCCTTTTGGTACAATACATGCCATCTCCTCTTTGAAGTCCTTATCAGTCCTCTGCTTGGAATTGAGCTCTACTTTGGTCCAAAGcctctttctgtgtgtctgtttcagCCTTATGTTTATGGGTAAGTTTCTTGAGAGACCTGTAGTCATATCTAGGTCTTTGTGTTCTGCAGCCCTTAGCCCTATGTGTTATAAGTGTTTTATACATAGTttgtattaaataaatgtttgaaaatattccaaatttagGAATATTTTGCCTAAAATAGGAGTTGATTGACAAAATTCTTTGGATTGGGTGTTGCTGAGATTGAATATTAAATATCAATTTCTTGGAAGTAAATATCCATTTTTACTCAACCCTGAAAAGGAACTATGAGAGaattatttttccattgattGTCTCACATCAGAACCAGGTTCttttagatgtttttaaaaaatttatttttgttcctttatgCTCtatatacctttttaaaaaattatattaggggctggccccgtggctgagtgcttGAGTttacacgctccgctttggcagcctggggtttcgccggttcggatcctgggcacggacatggcactgctcgtcaggccatgctgaggcagcatcccatgtagcagaaccagaaggacccacaactagaatatacaactatgtactggggggctttggggagaacaagaaggaaaaaaaaaagattggcaacagatattagctcaggtgccaatcttaaaaaaaaactatattagTTGACACTTGGTGGATTGACAAAGGAACATATTTATTAGGGTGGGGTGATGAATTGGCAGTCAGATTATAAACTTGAATTAGCATTTAATTGTAGTAGGTGcggtgaagagaaaaaaaagttcttAGGCTTACATAGTTCTTTTCCTCTCCAAGGGAGTTGATCTTTATTATCTGAGTAATATATTAACTCACGAGAAGatattaatcttttcatttttttcttcaagtattCATTAGTATTTTCCTTCACTTATTAGAAATAAAAGCCTTCACATTTTTCTAaggtttaaaatgaatttttatctgAGTAAGACCAAAATAATTAGTTGCTactatgatattttgtttctttactttttttagaGATTCA belongs to Equus asinus isolate D_3611 breed Donkey chromosome 6, EquAss-T2T_v2, whole genome shotgun sequence and includes:
- the NFU1 gene encoding NFU1 iron-sulfur cluster scaffold homolog, mitochondrial isoform X3; its protein translation is MDFFASGLPLVTEETSSGEAGSEEDDEVVAMIKELLDTRIRPTVQEDGGDVIYKGFEDGIVQLKLQGSCTSCPSSIITLKNGIQNMLQFYIPEVEGVEQVMDDESDEKEANSP